One region of Coregonus clupeaformis isolate EN_2021a chromosome 31, ASM2061545v1, whole genome shotgun sequence genomic DNA includes:
- the LOC121547542 gene encoding WD repeat domain phosphoinositide-interacting protein 1: MEDRETSDGPGGPQDLISASFNQDTTSLSVGTKSGYRLFSVTSVDKMDCIHEGAECPDVYIVERLFSSSLVVVVSLSMPRRMNVYHFKRGTEICNYSYSNNILSVRLNRQRLVVCLEESVYIHNIKDMKLLKTLLNTPHNPSGLCALSVNHGNSYLAYPGSQTIGEIIVYNANNLSTVTMIPAHDSPLAALTFNASGTKLASASERGTVIRVFTIPEGQRLFEFRRGMKRYVSISSLSFSTDGQFLCASSNTETVHIFKLEHHSPSREEESPTWGVYVGKMFTAASTYLPSQVSDMMHQDRAFATVRLNMFGLKNVCALATVQKLPRLLVASSDGHIYIYNIDPQEGGECVLVRKHRLFEGDEEPQEEQQEEEELEDGRSLPPSTSPSNAATVALPSTPPSSTTLSGYSEDGGAEKGDVIPEHEFTEGPVCLDDENEFPPVSNQSN, translated from the exons ATGGAGGACCGGGAGACATCCGACGGTCCGGGAGGGCCTCAAGACTTGATCAGCGCATCGTTCAACCAGGACACCAC gtcTCTATCAGTGGGCACTAAGTCAGGCTACAGACTCTTCTCTGTCACCTCGGTGGACAAGATGGACTGCATCCATGAAGGAG cgGAGTGTCCAGACGTGTACATCGTGGAGCGGTTGTTCTCCAGcagtctggtggtggtggtcagtctCTCCATGCCCCGACGTATGAACGTCTACCACTTCAAGAGGGGAACAGAGATCTGCAACTATAGCTACTCCAACAACATCCTCTCAGTCAGGCTCAACAGACAG AGGCTGGTGGTGTGTCTGGAGGAGTCTGTCTACATCCACAACATCAAAGACATGAAGCTGCTCAAGACGCTGCTCAACACACCCCACAACCCCTCAG GTCTCTGTGCCCTCTCTGTGAACCATGGTAACTCCTACCTGGCGTACCCTGGCAGTCAGACCATCGGAGAGATCATTGTCTACAATGCCAACAACCTG AGCACGGTGACGATGATCCCAGCCCATGACAGTCCCCTGGCAGCTCTCACATTCAATGCGTCAGGAACCAAACTGGCTAGCGCCTCCGAGAGG ggtACAGTGATCCGAGTGTTCACCATCCCAGAGGGACAGAGACTGTTTGAGTTCCGCAGAGGGATGAAGAG gtacGTGAGTATCAGCTCGTTGTCCTTTAGTACAGACGGCCAGTTCCTCTGTGCCTCCAGCAACACAGAGACGGTCCATATCTTCAAACTGGAACATCACAGCCCCAG TCGAGAGGAGGAGTCTCCTACGTGGGGTGTGTACGTGGGGAAGATGTTCACAGCAGCCAGCACCTACCTTCCCTCCCAGGTCTCTGACATGATGCACCAGGACCGGGCCTTCGCCACTGTACGACTTAATATGTTCGGACTCAAGAACGTCTGTGCCTTGGCCAC GGTTCAGAAGCTGCCGCGTCTGCTGGTGGCATCATCAGATGGACATATCTACATCTATAACATCGACccacaggagggaggagagtgtgtGTTGGTCAGGAAACACAG ACTATTTGAAGGAGATGAGGAGCCACAGGAAGAacaacaggaagaggaggagcttGAGGATGGAAGATCCCTCCCACCGTCAACCAGCCCATCAAACGCTGCCACTGTGGCCCTCCCCTCGACGCCACCCTCTTCTACCACTCTCTCAG GCTACTCAGAGGATGGAGGGGCTGAGAAAGGTGATGTGATCCCTGAACATGAGTTTACAGAGGGACCCGTCTGTCTGGATGACGAGAACGAGTTTCCTCCAGTCAGCAACCAGAGCAACTGA